The Lytechinus variegatus isolate NC3 chromosome 7, Lvar_3.0, whole genome shotgun sequence genome includes the window aatttcagaaaGTTTAATGTGTCAATTTCTGCCAGTTTATAAACAGTGACAATGAGGGTTGATCCAGAGAAGAAAGCCCTGCAAGCTGAACGTGCCCGGAAGTACCGCCAGGGTCTGTCTGAAGGTGAGAGGCAAAGGCAGAGGGAATTGGCCAGGCTAAGGCAGCAACGATTCcgagaaaggaaaaaatggtAAAGTTGTTTGATTACTAGTATTTGAATTGAAGTTATAGATCTAGATATTGAGtcagtttttcttttttaatgtgtgTACATTGGTGGTTTGTACTAGGTACCTGTATGTGTTTTAATGTAAACTGGAACAGTGAAATAAGTACCATgtattaaattaaattttacTTTTCAATCTACCTGTAAGTTGGAATCAGGCAAAAAGGAAGTTAGAAGGATAATTTAGTTTACCCTAATTTTTTCAAGCCCTGCCAGGATTAAATGTTTGTTGATAAAAAATTATGTGCCTTTTATGATAACTGtaaaagtggttattttcacaGGATTAATTTTTCGTGCTAAGCCAAATATGATGCATTCCGCGATTTTTTAATTTCGCGAAAAGTCAGCCGTTTCCATTGAACAAAaaggtaaacaaaaatatttacgcATTTTTATTTTCGTGCTATTCTCGCGTTGCGGGATATGCAtgaaaatttccacttttacagtaGTACATTGTTTGTTTCTAATATTTTGTAGATATTCCTGTTTAAATACATGTGGTTGAACACTATGCTGTTTTTAATGCACATCAATTTCACTTctaaatatatgaaatacatgtaaaaagatGAATTACAGAAGAAAAGTGATTATAAATTGATTTATGACAAATTTGATCATTGcaaactttgttttattttcagtcAAAGCAGGTTACCTCACCCAGCAGAGGCATTGAAGGTGAAGCTACCAATAAGGACCTCGAGCAAGAAGGATTCAGTCTCAAAGGCAACGCGATCGTCAGTTGAAGCAAGACGTGCCTACTGGAGGGAAAGAAAACAAGCTGAAAGACAAAGACTCAAAGAGAAGGAGCCACAAAAACTGAGAAGGATTCGAGAAAAAGATCGGaaacaaaagagagaaaagcgTGAAATGCAAAAGAAAGTTGCAAGTTCCAGAAGGTCAAATTGTGCATCACAGAATCCATTCTACAATCAGAATACCTTCTACAATCATGTTTCCAAAGCAAGGAAATCATTGCCGGAGTCCCAAAGGAAGTTTGCGCAAGTTATCAAGGCACTTCTGAAAAACACCTCACCTCGAAAACAGGCAGCACTGGAGAAGGAGGGAATACAGTGGAGTACAAGTCCCCAACTTTCACCACGTGAGCTGAAACTACTGCATCGAAAGTCAGCACTTACGTTGGCACGGAGGGTTTTGGCCAAAAAGAAGAAGCCAGGACGAAAACTCCCAAGGCATGTTGTGGAGAAAGTGCAGTCTTTCTACAAGCGAGGGGACATTTCGAGAATGCTTCCACACAAAAGGTATGCAACGAAGCGAGATGGAGCAGCATATGTCATGCAGATGACGCTCAAGAGGGCCTTCCAGACCTTTTCCAAGGACTCTCCACGGTGCAAAATAAGTTTTGCCGCCTTTGCAAAGTTAAGGCCAAGGAGTGTTCGACTCTTCTCAAGAAACTTTCATGACACATGCCtctgtgtgtatatatacattggcgatggttaagcgcataagaaaggttcaacagtcgttcttaaagtcgctcttatcttacaaacagctttatgaaacgacccccTGTATAGCTTCTGTATGAGCTGCCAAAGGGATTACTACATCAAGTagtatgcatacatgtatgtggtgtACATACAAACATAAACTGTGCATCATTCTACTGCAAAAAGTCAGTCTTTGTAAGATTGACTTTCAATATCCAGCaatcgttttttttcttcatttttacatATTGCATGTGTGCGTCAAACACTCACTCCATGGAATATAAggcttcatcattatcattgaacCCTATGTAAAACACGATCATTCAATGAATGGACAGCAAACTGTGTTATCACAGCACTGTTTCAATATGTAAttcaattttatgaaacaaaattgcTAAGTATGAGCATGAATCCAAATATTTGCAAGCTAGAACAAATGATGTGATGCTATATCtacatttcaatcaaattaCAGATAAACAGTTGCTTTgctattgattttgaaaaaaaaatcaatcagtAATGCCATATGATTTTTAATTATCTTGCAGTGTCTGAATGgagtagtcaacaggttaattATCAGAACAAATTGATTATCACAATATTGGATTACCTGACTAACATCCCTGTGTGTTGTAGTGACAATGTGAGAAAGTCCATGTTCCTTGAACTCATTAGTGGCTAGATGTGCTCTCTGCTCATGAAATTCAAAAGTGTAGAGATGACCATCAGGAGCTATAGTTCTAGTTAGAGCATGGGAAACAGATCCACTGCCAGTTCCTATTGAAGACAAATAATTCAGAACATAAGTTTGATAAGAAGAAATACCTATAAAATTGCGTCAATGTGTTTCAaggtgtaataaaaaaatatatatttaatttatggGGTCAATCCATGCCTATTTACTCATTTATGTTCcactgaaaattgaatttacGGAATTTATATAGTACATGATACATGGGGGAGCTGCTCAAATATATATCACTGCCGTGTCACAAATTACGGGGAGGGTTCAATGGTCGAGTGTCTAAACATCAAAATATTTCCCACTTAGCCTGATCTTAACAAATTGAAATACACCTTACACACACACTTTAGAAAACACTGTCAACTATGCAGCTTGTTTTGAAACCCAAACAAAGCTTTATAAGATTAAGCTAAGCAATTTATATATGGATTAAGAAAAACATCAGATTATATCTTTTTTGATggaaagtgccccccccccaaaaaaaaaattaataataataaacaaataaaaataataataaataggcctaaataaaacaagaattttttttaattaccaaCTTTGGTGGATCTTAATAAAAAACTTGCTTCACGATATTCTGTAAggtttcttatttttcatgaatcagattaaCTTCCATAAGTTTTAGTTccaaattatattatcaattaGGAATGCCATCAATCATAATTTAAAACATTGATCTTTTTTTGAACTGTTGAATTTAATATCAAAAGCAAATATACTTgatcactgcaaccatcctgcctgtggggaatctacaggtaggactacagtatggtatgccaatgcagTACACAacacacacttaaaaaaatcattaaaataacattaaataaaatttgtgaccaaaaatactaatttccatacaaatttattttttcattcgtagcatgggaataatttttgcattcaccagagcactcaaaacTTTAATTTGGgacatatttttgtgtatgccctctattggtgaaGAGTAATATGGCAacaaaaatttccatttttcaatctttgtttttagtttttaatttagaaaaaataattaaaacaaaaaagaatcaaatttacttatgacttaagagccaagttggAGGCAACGTAGTTCAGTCAGTTAGAGCgcatttttttttggatttCGATCTCAACATGAGGGGTTTGCGTCCCGCTCGTGCCAAAATGCGtctaacaaaaaatatgatgcTATAGCATTATGTGTAAGCATGCCTCACCACTGTATTAAGGGCAGGTGTGGATGCAGTTGGAAAAGACTTTGTCCTTCGGAAAGGACACAAATGTTGGTccgtgtataggagagtcacaacctatgcaaGTTATAACAATTACACTATTCATCAAAGAGTAAGGTGTTCACCCAGTGTATCGCTCCTGCTGGTCCTGGCAAAATCCAAgtcaagtcaatcttgacgTTCATATGCCATATTAATCAATAGGTGATTGTGGGCATTAATGGAAAGACACGACAAGTTATATGATGATTAGCTGTAATGGAATCTGTCAACTATCAAACATttgtttcaaagaaaaaaagaaaacaaaaacaaacattgccaaccttattttgACACACATGGAGTACTAACAGAGAACATTGGGTCCGAATGACAGCATTTTAAATTGCAACTGTTTTAGGGGAGGCCTGCGCCTGTAAGTGTGAAAGTGCCGTGATGGACCACCCTGCTCTGAGGGGGATTAGGAAAAGAATCGTCTCAATTTGATTCctggcacacacacacacaaaaaaaattattatcttCAAATATGTCTAGATCTAGAATCTAGTTGTGGTATTCcgaaaattgtcttaacttttcttgtaactttTCTTGTAAGTCAGCAAGATAACAGCTCGCTAAAATTCTCTTacattggtattctgaaaattgtcttatctctgtaaggacgtccccaattttatctctgacacgcccaatatttcattatcaacCACTCATTAAGCTTATTATATGCTTTGGTCAACCAATAGAAGCATctcttctgaaaaataatgaagcaCATTGTTGATATGAGGCGTAATTTATTTGCGCCCTAGACGCTAATACTTGTGCACTTCTGTGCTAAAAATACATGTGGCTCTTctcaaagaaatattttctctgaaaagattCAACGTCTCACACACTAATTTTTAATTGCTGAAGTCTACAAATCCATTGTTATAATGTCTATGGAATGTCTGCTTTTGTAAAACATGATGTTCTTGCGGGAAGCAGcaagaaataattattgcaGACGGACAAATATCGCATGCACATGCAACAATAAGTTACAATAGCCCTCTACCTCTTGTAAATTTACTTGTATTTTGCGAGGAAGTTAACAGAATGCAAAGATAacagaattttcagaataccttttATCTCGATATGTTATCTTGCGCAAAGGGATATTCATGCGCCGTTTTTAAATTTGCATATATTTCTAGCTTTGACATCATATGCGCTCAGTGAAAGTTACAAGAAAATACGTAATACGGATTTTATTGTAActaaagatacaagaatatttctcttaatttaagacaattttcagattaCGGCCCTAGATCTACTGGCCaagtttagaaatatttttcttcccaATTCTCATTGAAATTTCAGAACTTATTTGGTGAGcttttaaaatctttaaaagagaatgaaaccCAAAATGTAATACCACATaatatcattgattttaagtaaatgataatcaaaatgaatccacttatgggcaattccacatggGAGAGggtaaaaacagtaaaattcaaaattaataatatgcatCTGAATGTGAATGTCCTTTTTACACAAAACCTTATATTTTAAGGAACTGAAAAtctttttcaaatatctgtTACGGTTTTTGCGGAGCAatcttttgaatttgatgaccattttcaattagagaacatgtattttacattattttggataaattttataactaaaaaaatattttacaattttggttcaaaatcatCTAATGTTGTGTGTGAAGGTGTAATAATTACCAGTAGCAAGTGTCTTTATCatgggtattttcaaatttctcagaGAAAATTTTGCAATCTACTACAAAAACGgatgtaattccgttaccatgaaACTGAAAAGTTTTTCCTATGAACTAAATACTTGCTTGAATTtaatataattctgaattcTCTGATTTCATGTGACTTGCTAAAGACtgagcaacatttttttttaaatatcatttctAATTCTGCTGTAACtgtggtaacggaattacatggtaacggaattaccatcatcatatcTTTAAAGGGGTGTGCGTTAGCCAATTTTGTTCCAATGGCATGTTGATATCTTAGCTGTAGATCACAGTTATAAACATTAAAAGCCTTCTGATTAGTAATTACACTCCAAATCAGgatgaaattatacaattacTTGACAACAAGTCCCATTCAATATGGCCTTAGTACCGGGTATAACATTCAGAAAAAGGGGAAGATAATGTACATTAGCATCAATAAAGTATATTGATGGAGCATACAATGTAGGTGAATGCCTTACAAAGGATTAATGGGCAATCAATTCTTGGGGAGGAGTAGAAAAATGATTATGCAGGatgatcttaaaaaaaatttcattcagatttattttgcaaaaaatgtcATTGCCAAATACCATTTCTAATGACATCCAAAATACTGGATGCACAATCACGAAGTGACCATGTTCACTGTGTGTGCCTCGGAAAAGAAtggcattccttttttttttgtaattgcctCTGATCAATTCACCCTCAACAGACTTAGTGAACTTTTCAGTAAAAGAAATTCCGGGACGGCTGGGAGTATTTCTCTGCTTCAAAGAAATGGGTATAGTTTTCAGAAGGGACCGCCTTCTAATTTAAGCGATATCTTCTGTGTAACTGTCCTTGCAACGGAAGATTGGATATTCTTTGCAACAAGCCATGGTGAGGGACCAGACTCTGGCATTGATTGGCAAACAGTGTAGCGAGCAGTAAAAAGTAATGAGTGGAAAAGATTGAAGTGAGATCCATAATTCACAGATGTTACAAGAATCACATGCCAAAAAATCATACTAAATCTTTATACAGATGACATTTCCAAAAGTAAGGTGGATTTGACAGATATTCAAGAATCATGATGCCTTAATTAGCACCAAACCAATAATTTTCTCCACCCCTACTTGTATGCAATGGATGCTCAGAAACATGCAAAGTCAGCATCATCCAATAATCACTGCTTCACGGATAAAGTGAGTAACGACGATGACCCTTCAAGTGAGGATGATACACAGAATGTGAACACTTCTCTAAGGAGAGGATGGTGATAATATTGAGACCAACAAAGTCATTAATAACACAACATCTGAGAACAGCAACATAACTCAGTTTGAATTGGGTAGAAATGTATGTACAGCATTCTGCTGTGAGAGAAATGCTAAGAGACAGTAGTAGTATTCTCATATACATtctgatataaaatgaaatattttatctctattAAAATAAGTGATATAAAATCACCTAAAATTCGTTCCGAAATGGTATtccaataaccattttgtctttgttttatcTCTGTGACACAAACCTATTTTTGAACCAATTTGTAATGAGAAAGGCTGTTTTTTTGTAGCACTCATCTCATTCAACCAATTAAAAGCCTTTCTGCCATGAGTTTTGGCAAATGAGTGAGATGGCATTAAATCAAATTCTGTGCCTACagggatttaattgaaaaaaaatgaacaaaaatatgaagtcaatatcacatcattttgtacttcatttcatttcataaacaacatacatgtaagtcaataaaattatttgaaatatttctttaatctaCAAGAATAATATTAGAGTAGTACTCtaatgattaaatgatttatcattttcctttattcttatttcaaagTCTTGAGCGAATTGACCTAGAAACattgctgaaattgaaaatgtataGAGAGAATACATGTAGCCTCCACCTTATTTgcagttcttttttttcttcaaaggaaatCTGGTGCAGGCACATCATCTGTGATGCAATGATTGGATACGCGATAAACATGTCTATATCCTAGGCACTGCTTTGTCACATATCTTTAGAGACGGAAGATAAAAATGCATCTCggataaattttcatattttatataaaagataaaatatttaatataataaaaaaaatcatggcccAAGAAAACCAactaatttcatgaatatgacaTAAGATCATCAAATCACTGCAGTTTCTTAGGGTCACATTTGGGAAATACATCTGTCAGGAAGATGTCCGATATTGACTTTATACTCAGATCTGCTATAATTGCAGTCCTCAGTGAGCTACATATAGACAGAAAATGAATccttacctttaaaaaaattagattGGTGCACTGATTAAGAACCAATTTATTGCTTAGTTGTCCACAACATGTTTTCAAGATGTAAATGTCAACACTATTTTCATGAGGTTTCAGCAttgtttcttgttttcaaatcatttattgAACAACCAAATAGAAAGTTTTCAGTTTAACTGTTTTAAGATGCCAATTGTATGTGAAACTATGTTTCTTTTGAGTATTCAAATACTTTAGAATATCTTAAACTATCATCTACACAAATCTTTGACTAAATATGCAGATCTGATAACATGCTCTCCTCAGTTTTTGTAAAATTCCTAATGTGTATACGTATGGCTGTAGTccatgtaattccgttaccatgatTACTAGTGATGATTTTTGGCCTTTACATAATTCTTTCCATCAGTACAGGAGGCAAAAAGTGGCTAATAAGTCCTAATACCcctaaatttgaaaatgaactaAAATTTAATTACCACTGATccctaatattttgtaaaatcatgtttattcatggTAGAGCCACCTATTACGTACTATatacttatattttatttaatattagaGACGTGAAGTACTTAGATTGTGTTAAGTATTAGAGAAGAATGTATAAACAAGCTTTATTGAGGCATTTCACCAGTCCTAAATgcctaaaaatataattttccttcCCAAATGTCAGAGgcgtaattccgttaccattatgtgtaattccgttaccatgtaCTTGCCCTAAAGAAAGaccaatcatgaaaatttgttgatgatatttgtgaataaattactttcaaaataaagttgACACTATAATGAATTGAATCAGACATTAACTTGGAGCTAGTGTGTTGTAGATTTCAGAGAAACTTTTACTAAACTTTGGGTTGCAAAATGACTCATTTCTctggtaattccgttaccatagCACATATCCGTCATTCACATCTGAACGTGTGAGGGGTTTTCTAAAAATCTTGGTTCAGTATATAGCACTAGTGGCCATGCATAGTATTAGgttcagaaaatttgaaaatattgagataTCTGGATGCTGTGAGCAAAAATAACAGCAAAATTTCTCTGAtttgtaattccgttaccatggaattgcccttatACCCAAATCCAATTTCCCAGAGTGGAGTACCACCTCTTCAAAGTTAGGCTTTTTTCACGTTCAAAGTCTCTGAATGGAGATCGCCATTGTTGTGAGGTTCGTTCAAAATTGTGACGTCAGCCACGAACAACTGCTCTCGGTACTAACTTCCATGTGCAGCTAGTCACAGGCTGAAACAGCCGTTACTGGTAGCAATATTTGTAAAAGCAGTGGgtatattgacatcgaaatgtgactgagagacttgtcagtgagtaactttaaaaaatcagaatgaAGTGAGCGCAAGTTTCCAAATTTGGAAGAAAGTGATGTTTGATCGAAATTCTAACTTATATATCTTGATGGCTACAATCAGCAACGGAGAGCAGCGAGAGACCCAACCCCCTTGTCAGAGAAACACGACAGTGTCAGTTGACAATCAAAGCTTTATTTTGGCAAATTGTTAAAAGTGATTAATTATAATTGCAAGATTAGATTCACGATTCAATAGACAATGAAACTTGACAGATTATTTGGTCACAACAGGTTTTTCTCTCTCGGACAGCCTGATACAATGACAGACTGTTCTCACTTATAGGGTGAACAGTGAAGACAGACTGTTCTTCGTCATGTGATTATAAAAGACAACAGACTTcattatcagaaaaaaatattttcttgataaaatattaatttccttgCAAACTTCccgaatgccccccccccccatacaaataaatcagaaaaacaagaaaaaacaactaCCCCCAAGATAAACGATTGCATAGATGAAGTGGAAAACAGAATTTCTGTTGCTGTGTCTTTCATGACCCCCACCACTCAATATATTTGAACATCGAATCAGACTAATTATCAAAGAACTCTTTGTAAGGCACTTAACTTTGCCGCCATGGATAAATAAATTTTATCCGTCTCCCCCTTTTGTTTTTACCTTCCCATATCTCttccatgccccccccccctctctctctctctccctgtctctctgCCTCTCACCCCAAACAAGCTTTCACCTACTCTCACTACCTTTCTCGGTCAAAATAAAGATATCTCACGACGCTCTGTgttatgttttttctttctctctctctctgtctttatcACTTCGAGACAGTGGTCAGCCACACGGCCTAATTCAGACGATTGAAAAATTGCGTAAGTGAAAGCGAACAGTAAAATGACGAATTTGTGAAAGGAAGattgtcaaaattcaaaagaaaaacaaataagtgTGTATTGCTACATCATGTTATCACtgacaaaatcaaataaaagttggatgacattttcatgtgttGAATGTTTTTGGACATTTATTTGGTTTCTTTTGAAATGGAAGCCAACAGTTATTCGTGAAATAAACTGTTATACACTATATAAGCCTTAATATTGGCCCCCTACGAAAAACAGCATACATGTGCTGATAGGGTGTACCATCCCAcaagtggtaaataaataattaaataaatgaataaatagataaatacaaaaatagataaaaattggCAATCATCACGACACTAACCAGAACTCGTCCAGTCCGCTCCCCTCCCCcttaaaaaacacacacacaaggGGGGGCGAACAGATAAGTATATTTCACCCTTGCACAAAAAAGTCATTTGTTTGTCATCACAATCATCTCGAAGGAAACATAATTCTCATTCGGACTTCTTTATGGCCACCTCCGATGACAGTTACATGTAGCTCACTAAAACCAAGAAGATTAATGTCAACATGACAACCAGGCCCTCATCAAGCAAGTGATTGAAACCATTCCTGATCAGGTGATCAATCACATGATTCCATACACACGCATTCAACATGCACTGTGCACTACAAGTATATTATGGACAACACAATACACACATTTTACAGTGCAGCCGCACAGCCACGTGTACACAGAATAGACGCAGGGCGGGCTGCGCAGGGGCACGTGGCTCGCAAAGATTGATTTTCGCTGGATTATCTCGGGCTGAAGAAAACACAGCTACATAGAAGTACAAGGGCCAATGGTCATGCATGGACGGATCGGacgacctacatgtatttaaagtTCTGAATGAGCGGTAAGGCTTGGCTTGAGTCTGCCTCTAAATTTGAAAGGCGTTGCAGGTGAATAGATGGCTTTTTAGTTTAATCGCGATGACGGAAACAAGTTGTATAGCATTCGGGTTAATTTTCCGGGTTGAGAGAGCTTGGCAATGAAGCCCGGTTCGTATTTTCCGAACCGAACCAGCTCAACCCGGTGGGATTCAGTTCGGAAGATGATCCGAGCTACAGCATTACTTGTCACGGCATTTGGGAACAAgtattggtgatgaggtatgctggtaatcggctggtgcgaaactgcatttaGCACCCAAAACTTATGTAGTGtaactttttaagaatttgtttctgtattgctatttcaaaaaaaaaaaaatgcgcaCTTGCTCTGTCATGCATAAAAGTAAACGCAGAGCCAGAGAAAGCTCAGTTTCTTCAGATGGTGCACAATG containing:
- the LOC121419155 gene encoding inner centromere protein-like — encoded protein: MRVDPEKKALQAERARKYRQGLSEGERQRQRELARLRQQRFRERKKCQSRLPHPAEALKVKLPIRTSSKKDSVSKATRSSVEARRAYWRERKQAERQRLKEKEPQKLRRIREKDRKQKREKREMQKKVASSRRSNCASQNPFYNQNTFYNHVSKARKSLPESQRKFAQVIKALLKNTSPRKQAALEKEGIQWSTSPQLSPRELKLLHRKSALTLARRVLAKKKKPGRKLPRHVVEKVQSFYKRGDISRMLPHKRYATKRDGAAYVMQMTLKRAFQTFSKDSPRCKISFAAFAKLRPRSVRLFSRNFHDTCLCVYIYIGDG